The nucleotide sequence atggttttgttgtatgctactgtatacaacagtaatgtttttagcctaataaatattttctgtttctacattgcattggtgtttacagtgtacttgttacccctctcagcagattactttcactgtagaacattgtattgaaatgtagatataagcctatgaaagaccaaagagctttagatttagaacaacagtgtttacatggtatatccaaaaatgtactattatgaaagcagtgtttgccatttgatgcaaatgcttcattctgacatgtgtttatggcattttgaatgcattgtgttacattttgaaggagataTGAGGCATTTagcattttgtgtgtgcagttttgggaattgtgtgtagagttttgaaaaaaaggAGACCGTTTTAAAAAAACAGTTCtatagcaatgaggtttgtgcggTAGGCTATAGGTCCAATACATTATCCCTGCATATTGGCTGTGCTTGAAATGccctgccaatgttgttcttgttgttcttctcaTACCATTTTGAAATTATATTGAAAAAAAATGTAGGTACAGTACATTGGTAATAGATCATTTGTTGTGTTACTTGTGAAGCACAGCTAAGGAAGCATAGTAATTTGCTTCTGTTTTTATTGGACTGATGGCCTGTATCTAATGGTtggtctgaggggagggagggagcagtggTGAGCCAGCCTCTCACATGACTCACCATCCCTCCGCCCTCCCTCAGTCCGCTGAAGTGCAGGAGGAGTGTGTTCAGAGGCTGTCGAATGGTTCCCAAAAAGCTTGATCCACAGTGTTTCCAATGGGGTGAACAGAGAAGGCAGTATGGGTCAGCACCTCATTCTTTGCATTGTTCAGGGTTACTGCCAGATTAGCCTTCTCTCTGAGGATACCAACATACAGACATTGAGGCCAGAATACATTATTGTGGCTAATGTAATGGATTGACGCGTACAAGTTCATGCATTCTGATATGGTAAAAGTAAACGAATAATGTATCGAAAAATCTGTCTCACCTTAAGTGTCAATATCTGTTGCATGTATTTGGCATGAGTAAGGTTAAGCATACTCCCAGTAGATGAgaaagtttattggtcacgtgCACAGGATACAGGGTGTACACGTTGGGAATTTTAACAAAACACAACAAATGCATTTCTGTAATAGTTAACAATAAGTGTTTACGTTTGAAGACAACTCCGGCATTCTTGTAAAATTAGCATAATGGAAACTTTTTCAAGGTCTATGTATTCTTCTGAATTTATTGCATTGATGCAAATCAGGGTGTATCTTCTTTAACGGTTCGCTAATTATTGAAACATAAAGTGTCAATACATATTTGTCCCCCTGTAATAAACGAACGAAGAAAGTAAAGGAACGTTGCTCATGGGGTTGTGGTGTGTAACCATAGAAACAACCGTCAGCGCTGTCTTGGGGTGGAAGGTTACAGTTCATAGGTTAAGTTTGACGCACGTTTTTGAAGGTGTCATGGCGGAGCTCACTGGCGCTGTGAAAATATTCTGAACTATTATCTGTTCGTTGTGTTTTATAGATTGTAACAGTTGTAACAGTTGTTTCTCATTGACTCTGCCATAGTACCGAGCAAAATGGCATCCACTGCAGCAGGGAAACAGAGGATACCGAAAGTGGCCAAggtaacaaaacatttaaaaacagttTGCTATCTAACGTTAGCGAACTTGTAAGTTATTGGCTAGCCATGTCTATATGGGCCTAGCCAGGTATCAAGCTTGCTAACCACAACAAGACGTGTCCTTTGTTTTGGTACACATGTAGTTCAATTACTTTTAGCTACTTGCGACGAACGAAAGGTTAGCTAAGCACTGCAAATTCTTGTATTTCGCAAGCTAAcgtaactaacgttagctagatacaCTGACTTGGGTCAGAGTATGTGATGAAGTTAGCTAGTTACGTAATTAGCTAGCGAGTTCGAACTGTTTCCTTTTGGAACATGTACTATGTAGTTAGCTAGTATTATCTCCAATTAATTTCACCCATTCTTAAATTCATGTATTAATTTGTTTTGTGTAGGTGAAAAACAAGGCTCCAGCAGAGGTACAAATCACAGCTGAGCAGTTGCTCAGGGAGGCAAAGGAGAGGGAGCTCGAGCTTCTGCCACCGCCGCCCAAACAGAAAATCACTGATGAAGAAGAGTTGAACGATTACAAGTTGAAGAAGCGGAAGGTAAGACCCCTGTGACAGTGGACACACAGGTTACACTTCACGTTTACTGTTACTTCACTTTTACTCTTGATATTCTGTTGGTCTGCCAGCCTGCCAGTTTCATAATTTCCGATTGTCAGTGAATCCTGTGaagaatacagtaaatacattGATCTAATTTAGATGCATATTGGACTCCTTCTCATAGGGATTTGAAGACAACATCAGAAAGAATCGCACTGTTATCAGCAACTGGATAAAATACGCACAATGGGAGGAGAGCCTGAAAGAAGTCCAGAGGTAAGCTAATGCTTGTCAATTTCACTTTGTGAAGGTGATGATTGTGAACCATACCTATTTGAAATCTGATGTGAATGTTACAGATTAATTTTGACTGGGATACTTGTTGTCTAACCCTCCCGCCCAGGGCTCGCTCTATTTACGAGCGTGCTCTGGATGTAGACCACCGGAACATTGCTCTATGGCTGAAGTATGCCGAGATGGAGATGAAGAACCGGCAAGTGAACCACGCCCGCAACATTTGGGACAGAGCCATCACCATCTTGCCTCGTGTCAACCAGTTCTGGTACTGAACAACTTCACCTCCTAAACCGTTGATATCTGTTTAGAAAACTGTATCTGATTGATGTGGTCACATTAGTGTTTTGATCCTCAATGAATCAGGCTCTTGCAGAATAATGACTAAAGCATGCAGAGTTTACCACCAATGTGCACAATCTTGTTGCGGCTCATCTGTTCTTTTTCTGTTTCCCCCCGTTTCAGGTACAAGTACAGTTACATGGAGGAGATGCTGGGCAACATTGCTGGCTGCAGACAGGTTTTTGAGCGCTGGACAGAGTGGGAACCAGAGGAACAAGCCTGGCATTCCTACATCAACTTCGAGCTGCGCTACAAGGAGGTCGACAAGGCCCGCTCCATCTATGAGAGATATACCCTTTTGATGGGAAGTGCTTGAAACATTTACTTACTATGAGATGTGGTTGCTGTAGAGTGTGTCATTAATTGACAGGTGTTTGATTTTTTTTctaacctttattaaaccaggtacgctagttgagaacaagttctcatttgcaactgcaatctggccaagataaagcatagcaattcgacacatgcaacaacagagttacacatggaataaacaaaacatatagtcaataatacagtagaaaaaataaaacaaaaagtctatatacagtgagtgaaaatgaggtaagataagggagttaaggcaataaataggccatggtggtgaagtaattacaatataacaattaaacactggaatggtagatgtgcaggagattaatgtgcaagtagagatactggggtgtaaatgagcaagataaataaatacagtatggggatgaggtagatagatgggctgtttacagatgggctacgtgcagtgatctgtgagctgctctgactgctggtgagggagatatgagtctccagcttcagtgatttttgcagttcgttccagtcattggcagcagagaactggaaggaaaggtgaccaaaggaggaattggctttgggggtgaccagtgagatatacctactggagcgcgtgctaaGAGTGGGTGGTGCTACggtaaccagtgagctgagataaggcggggctttacctagcagagacttgtagcaGTTTAGCAATTGATTACATTTATGATTCATAGCAACCTACTGTAGTGGTATTACCTTCATATTGTCATCATGCCTGTAGAGTGCATCTCTTTTAAAGCTCCTTAACTCCAGTGCACTTGTGATTGTCCACCCTGACGTGAAGAATTGGATCAAGTATGCCCGTTTTGAAGAGAAGCATGGCTACATCGCCCACGGGAGGAAGGTGTTTGAGAGATCAGTGGAGTTCTTTGGCGAGGAGCATGTCAACGAGAACCTCTTTGTGGCCTTCGCCAGATttgaagagaaacagaaagaggtaTCTAAATCTGACACTTTGAACCATGTCAGTTTTATTTCCACACATTTATACTGTggtcaacagaacacaacacaactttTCTCCCCCTTTGTCTCTTAGTTTGAGCGTGTTCGAGTCATCTACAAATACGCCTTGGACAGAATCCCCAAGCATCAGGCTCAGGAGCTCTTCAAATTCTACACAGTATTTGAGAAGAAGTTTGGAGACCGGAGGGGAATTGAGGATGTTATCGTCAGCAAGCGGAGATTTCAGTATGAGGAGGAAGTCAAGGTACGTTCAATTGAACCTGTAAAAATGTGCAACGATTTCACTCCAAATAAACCATTAAAACACTGTTATGGTTCAACATTTCATACCCCTAATTGCTTTCCATTGGattgtgttttgtttcctgtgTAGGCAAGCCCACACAATTACGACGCTTGGTTTGATTACCTACGCCTGGTGGAGAGTGATGCGGATCCTGACACTGCCAGAGAGGTGTATGAGAGAGCCATCGCCAACATCCCTCCTATACAGGAGAAGAGGCACTGGAGAAGATACATTTACCTGTGGATAAACTATGCTTTATATGAAGAACTGGAGGTCAAGGTAAGCCTGCTTCCTCTGTGTGTTTTATGGAATGGCTATAATTCTCACATTGCTATGTGTGACATTGTGCACTGTGGATTTCAGTGCTTATTTTGTTGAATTGGCAGGACCCGGAGAGAACAAGACAGGTGTACCAGGCATGTCTGGATCTCATCCCTCACAAAAAGGTATTGGCAGTTTGCAATCAGTGGCATGTCCTTTCTGAAATGGGACATAAACATGAATCATCAACAAATTATCATATTTATTACTTTGCATCCTTCCTCATAGTTCACATTTGCCAAGATTTGGCTACTCTACGGACAGTTTGAAATCCGCCAGAAGAACCTTCAAGCTGCCAGGCGAGGCTTGGTAAGGTCCCTACTGATTGCTGAAGATGTATGTTTTTCATTGTATCAAAACTTCTCTCTAATTTgggcttcttcctctcccccaggGCACAGCCATTGGTAAATGTCCAAAAAACAAGCTGTTCAAGGGCTACATTGAGCTGGAGCTGCAGCTCCGAGAGTTTGACCGATGCAGAAAGCTCTACGAGAAGTACCTGGAGTTTTCCCCAGAGAACTGCACCACCTGGATCAAGTTCTCTGAGCTGGAGACCATTctaggagacacagagagggcccGGGCCATCTTCGAGCTGGCCATCGGACAGCCACGACTAGACATGCCAGAGGTCAGGCTCAAACGCTCACCCAGGGCATTTACTCAGTATTGACGTTCCACCGTCTGTCGTTTAGCAGGTCTGAAGACGCCCCTCAAGTGAGAAGTGTTGTCGTGGAAATGTAATGAAGGTACCTCTGAACAGTATTTTACTTTAATATATTCCATTTCCTTTTTAATCTTAGGTGTTGTGGAAGTCCTACATCGACTTTGAAATTGAGCAGGAAGAGTTTGACAACACCAGGGGCCTCTACCAGAGACTTTTGCAGCGCACACAGCACGTAAAGGTGAGAGCTGTCCCTTTAACCTTGAAGTGACCGTCTGGCTACCAACAGTCCCATGCTACAACTCACTTGCCAAACACTCACTGTGGCGCAGCAACTTCTCAAACATTTACTCGTTCATTGTGTAATTTAGCTAAATGTTACCTGCAGGTCTGGATCAGCTATGCCCAGTATGAGCTGTCCATCGATACCTCGGACCGGCTGCAGAGGTGTAGGGGGATCTTTGAGGAGGGCAACAAGGGCCTGAGAAGCTGTGAGGAGAAGGAGGAGCGCCtgatgttgttggagtcgtgGAAGGAGTTTGAGCAGGAGTTTGGTTCGGACACGACCAGGGAGAGGGTCAAGAAACTGCTGCCGGAGAAggtgaagaagaggagaaagCTCACAGCAGAGGACGGGGTAAGTGTTGTTTCCTTTGGTCATACCAATCCAATATCAATTCATTACCCTTGTTTGTCTTACCGAGTACTTCAACTCCTTCACGGAGTTGAGAGCAGAATATAGTTTTTCAAATCTCTGACTCGTTATGCGTCGACACTTAAAAAATGTCTATTCTAAAACCCTTACTGTGTACCTATGTTTTGTCCTCTTGTTGCATGCTTTTCTTCGTTTGCTGAAATCCATACTTTTTAATTAAACATTAATCAAATACAGACAGACTGTTTCCTTGTTGAGATACAATTGGCACATGCGTATTCAAACTGGTTTCCACTAGCTTCTATAGCCACAGTCAAATTCCACAGCCACAACCTGGGCTACAAAAATGTGCCTTTTAATttgggttaggcataaggttagcagtgtggttaagtttTAAAATAAAATTTGAATAAGAAATTATAGAAATGGGTGGGTTTTATGACTGTGGCTATAGAAGCTAGTGATAACCTTCCATGCTAAGTTGCCATCTTTAGAGCAGCAGTGATGAAACAGTCAGTGGTTGTATTTAACATTTTATAAAAAAGTATGGATTTCAGCAAAGGCGTGCAAAAACATAGGTACGCAGTAAAGGGTTTAAGAATTTGCATTTTTGAATTATCGATGCATATTGAGTCAGCGGTTAGTTGAAGTCAAGGTACTCAGCAAGTTTGTCATGATGTGGTTTGATTGATCATTTACTTTTCATTTTGATTCAACAGTCGGATGCAGGGTGGGAGGAGTACTACGACTATATCTTCCCTGAGGATGCAGCCAACCAGCCCAACCTCAAGCTGCTCGCCATGGCCAAGATGTGGAAGAGGCAGCAACAAGAAGaagacgacgacgacgacgacgaggaggaggaagaagatgagGAAGGCGAAAACAATGGAGGACTGGATAGAGGTAGTGGCAAAGAAATGGAGGAAGATAACAGAAGAGTGGAGAGCGATGGAGATGAAAAAATGGATGGAGAAGAAAATggaagaggggagagtagagacaaAGAAATGGAGGAAGAAGTTAacagaagagtggagagagatggagaagaaaatggaagaggggagaggagtagagacaaAGAAATGTCCGAAGACTCTGCATCACCATCAGAAAATCCTATGGTCAGTGAGCCTATGCCTGAAAAAGACTCCAAAGAGAGCACATATGATGACAGCGATGATTCTGAtgaaagcagcagcagcagcagcagcagcagtagtagtggcagcagcGGTAGTGATCGTGACAAAGATGGCAGTGAGAAACAGCCCAGGAAGAGCAAAAAGGATTCAGTGAATGATTAGCTTGTCTGGGAAAATGTTTCACTCATGACAAGTTGAGTACCTCATCAGGTAATTTCTagtgcttttttttttacaaacatcTTTTATTAATGTGAATTCATATTCCATGTTTTAGTTACTGTAGTGCAATgacaatgtaaataaataaacactgatatccattttatttatttttttattttaaaaaatgaaccaTAATCGATTGTTGTGACAAAGCAGCAGGTCCCTGGGTGAGTCAAGTAAGTAGATCATTTATTGAATTTGAATGAGTCCTTTCATTTCCATATAGCTCCAAACAGTGACTGACTCATTGGCAAAAAAAATCTTAGTTTCGCAAAGGACCAGTTATTGGATAATTCAAAATGATGTACAATGATATTCTGTCAGCTTTCACACATCACACCCTCAAAACTAGTCCTAATCACACTTCACCAATGCAGACGAGAGAAATATAAAAGTGTCCGTGTTCCGCCGTCTATTCTATATCTTCTGGTCTGACAGGATGTGGTATAGGAACTATGGATTTCTTCTCTGTGTCGCTCGACAAGGCTTTCCTCATATCTACAAAGAGTGAGCACATGTCAACAAAAATGATTGAGCTACAGTAATGTTTACATTGATTTGAAGGGGTTCATCTTACCATAGGCGTCTTCATCCGGTTCTCCGTTGCTAGCAGAATAGTACTCTATCACGGTTCTGTACACGCTGTAGCCTAGCTGTTTGTACATGTTCACCGCCACTTGATTGGAGACTCGAACAAACAGGTCAACAAAGAACCCGCCCTTCCTAAAACAGTGAGACATGACAGATTAGAATAAGCCAAGAAGTATGCTAGATAACATGGTCATGTTCAGTAGGGTGCACTACAGCAAAACGGTTTGAAACACAAAACAAGGGTTTATCATTTGTATTCCCACCAAATTACACTGATCTTAGTAAAAGTCAGACCCACCTTTCTGAGATCTCCTCCAGCATCTCCATAAGCTTGGCTGCCAGTCCCAGTCGTCTGAACTCTGGGGCCACTGAGAGAGCTGTGACGTGCCCATGCCACTCTTCTCGCGCCACTGATCCCTCCGCCTTTCCCATGACTGCAAGGACAAAGTCAGAAGTGTCATTTTGATGGAGGCCATCCACAGTGTATGCTATTGCAATTTCTCCAAAGCAATCATCATATAGGATGGTACATATGACATGTACTTACTGTAACCCATCAATTCTCCACCAGGGGCCTCTGCAACAATGAAGTACTCAGGCCAGTGGGCCAGGTACTGTAGGTAAAATGGGATTCCATACTGTAAAAGAAAGTTAAGGACTGCTTGTCTTCTAATATAACAAGACAAAGCCTACATTATCTGGGGTTTCCATGCATAGATAGACAGGTGGTATATTATTACAATGCCGGGGTTCAATTTGTACGTGTGAAAGGATACAGTCTCTGTTAATGGATCCAGGTTGCTGTGAAGGTAGAAACAAAGTTTTGAGATGTTTCATGCATTCAATGCAATGACCCTGACGACGAGGGGCAGCAGACTTCAGTTTACTGTATTTATGCCTAGCTAGCCACCTTTGAAAGAGAGAGCCAGCTAGTGAGCTATTGTCCACACATTCCAAATACGGTATCTTTTAGCAACAGAGTTGACTCGTTTATTAAGATAGCGTCTATGCATATCTCTGTATGGCCAAAtaattagcttctggctagctagTTATACTTGCAACTAGCCAACAAGCAAAATGCTATTGGTATGGTCCACTAAAACATAGGTATTGTGTAGCTAGAAGGTTAGCCTATCAACGGTATTAAAAACAAATCGAAATGAACTCACATGTTGTTGAACTTGAACAAATCATCGCACGTAAAAGCTCGTAACGTTGTCATTTTCGCTGACCATTCAACTTTAGCGTCGACCAAAACGTCGATGCCCTCTATCGTTAGGGAGGTGTCATTGACTGATTTACTGCCATCTTCCGTTTGACTGAGGAATAGCAGGCTAGAATACACAAGATATTTCGATGATGTGTGTGACCTATCTAATCAAGTTTTGTATGGGAAAGTTTAGATATTAATCCATTACTTTGCAATAGTGAATTCACAAGCAAATGGATGGCTGACTTATACTTGATACTGTAGTAGTGTCCGATCCAAttaaaatacattcattaggtggCAATATAAAAACCAGTAGCTAGCTGTTCCTCCATGAAAAACGAATACCTGGGTAAGTAGCCTATGAGGAAAAAAAGACATGCATCTAATTGCAGTAACTGAACTACACATTTCCAAACAAAAATATTGATTGAAGAAGAACATGTTTTAGGAAAGAAAGGTTTTAAGTGAGGTGTTTTTTTCCTTTGATATGGTTGGTGGAGAGCATCATATGTATTCTCTGGGGACAGAGTAGGTGGAGTTACTTTTGAACATGTGTGAAGACTGTCACTGAAAGGACTTGGTTCCATTGATCAGTGATGCATTAACAACACACCAAAGTGCAAATGGAGTGGTTTCAAGTGCTGGGATTTCTTGGATTATTTGTTGTTTTCAGTGGAGCCCAGAACACACCAAGGTATGGGGAAAAAATGGTACTTCAAAAGTATTCTAGACAAATGTATTTGCAATCCTATACTTTTTCCATTATCAAAGCTCGTTATCGAAGATCCTCTACATTTGTTGTTATAGaggaataaaaaaaataattgccTCCCTTATTTTCAAAGTTCTCTATCCTCTTTTCTTTCAGGCCCAGCATGGCCCCCAGCCCTTCATACCTGATCTCTGTTCCGAGGGTCCTAGGGCCTGGTGTCCCCTTCACACTATCAGTCACTATCCTCACCAAGGCGGTGGAAGTCCAAGTCGTTACTGAGATTGTTAATGGTAATAATACTGTTGTCACAGAAACAACCACAATTCAAGGAGGTAAGACATTATTTTAAACTCAACTTTTCATATTTCTATAACTGTTTATACGCTAAATGTTTGCTTGAATTTTGTTTCACACGCCAAGCAGCAACCTTGACATTTCGCTAAAATGATGTTGTATGATTATCAGTGCTTTAACTCAATTGATTATGGCTCAGTCGATGATAAACATCCCTGTTTCTTTATGCCATTTTCTTCATACCAGGTTCGACTGAGCTGCTGGTTCTTTCACCGGTAAGAATGTATTTTTCTGAAAAGCTTATAGAATATAAAAACAATTCATGAAATAAAAGTAGCAATTAGATGCCAAAACTATCATCTATACATGGTATGAATGAAGATACACATTTACATGTTATAGTGGCAGTCATGTTGTTATCATTTTGGTTACTTGAGTTGTAATTCCCCCTTTCAAAGTAGAGACAGTATTTTTATAGTATGTGCTGTTGATCACAGTATTGTTGGTCACAGGCACATAGAAAATCCCTCTTCAGTGTTGATATTCAACTCTGAGGTTCCTAGCATTAAAAAAAGGGTTATTATAAACCACCACAAACATGACAAAGTAAGTCGCGTTCGAAATATCAGCGTCCACCATTGTGTCTGAGATAACAGTACACCTTAGCCTTGACTCGTGTCTGTCAGAATACTGGAATACTTCTTCTTCCTGACCCtctttgacctttgacctattctgctacccccccccctctacagATCCCCGACTGTGAACTGAGCTATTGCCACCCCTACACGTTGGTGGTCAAGGGCTATGTCGGGATGGGCAATATGGTGTTCACCAACTCTACGGTCCTGCGTTTTAACCCCAAAAGCTCATCCACGTTTATTCAGACAGACAAGGCCAACTACAGGCCTGGGCAGGTTGTGAAGATCCGGGCAGTGTCCATTTACCCAGATGGCAAGCCATATAAGGGCAAGATAGATATTATCATTaaggtgtgtgttactgttaccATGTCAAGTGGGTATTGTATGAACATTCAGTGTGGAAGTGATAGCAGGTGGATGGAATGGAAACTTGAGATATGAAACTATGATGGCCAGTTGATCATTCTCATTTCCTTTTATGAACGCTGTGAGCCAGGATCCTAAGGCAAACATGATCCGGCAGTGGTTGTCATTGGACAGTGTTCTGGGTGTTCTGTCCAAAGAGTTTCAGCTGTCTAAGAATCCATCCCTTGGCAAGTGGACCATTGTGACTTCTGTCAATGTAAGTCCTCTTAAAATTTGAAGGACTATGCTAACGTTTTGCTGCTCAAAACATTGAGTGGTTATTATAGCTTTATTAAGGCTTTTCAGGGTTATGCAGGCTATATATTTCATCTTGGCGATATTTCATCTCGTTAACAGATGGCCTTGGGGCTTGAATGTGTTTTTTGTCTGCAAATCTTCAGGAATAATTGACActaaatactcataataaatgagtgttatttaaaaaatgtgtcttCACTGAAACGTGTCTTCTGCGAACTATTACACAAAGACAGCCTCCCTCATGTTGTTTTAATCAAGGGAGAGTAGATAACTACAACAAAACTGTCCAGACATTTTTAAAGTCTTCCTGTAGGAGGGCTAGAAACAAGCAGTACATAGTTCATTGTGCTGAAATGTGGTCGGTCACCTCTcacattttctctctgtcttgcaGGAAGTTGTGAGTGAAAACCAATTCAACGTGGAACATTATGGTAAGATCGCTTTCATCAACGTTACATCATTGTTAAACTTAGGGCTCCTGTACCTTTTCCATACGTTCTGGTTCCTCCCTATATTGTTCAGAACAAAGGTAAATGACCCACCAGGGGATACTCACTGATGCTCTCTCATTTTGAACATGACTAAAGCTGAACTATTTACTCAGACATTCAACTAGAGCTAATAAGCTATACATTTCCCATTTACATAAGCCAAACACATTCAATAAGGTACATTTAGATTGGTACATAGCATTTACTTATTGTGTACTTCAATATACACGACataatacaaaagtatgtggtcaccccttcaaatgagtggatttggctaattcagccacacccgttgctgattcaagcccacagccatgcaatctcaatagacaagcattggcattagaatggccttactgaagagctcagtgactttcaacctggcactgtcataggacgccacctttccaacaagtcagttcatcaagtttctgccctgctagagctgccccagtcaactgtaagtgctgttattgtgaagtggaaatgtttaGGACCAACAACGGctgccgtgaagtggtaggccacacaagctaacagaacgggaccgccgagtacTGAAGCGCTTCACGtgtaaaaatcgcctgtcctcagttgcaagactcactaccgagttccaacctgcctctggaagcaacatcagcacaataactattcatcgggagcttcatgaaaggggtttccatggccaagcagctgcacacaagcctaagatcaccatgcgcaatgccaagcgttggctggagtggacTAAAGCTCAGCAACATTGGACtcgagcagtggaaatgcgttctcgggagtgatgaatcacgcttcaccatctggcagtccgacagatgattctgggtttggcggatgccaggagaatgctacctacccaaatgcatagtgccaactgtaaagtttggtggaggaggaataatggtctggggctgtttttcatgggtcGGATTAGGCCCCCTagtccagtgaagggaaatcttaatgctacagtatacaatgacactctacgattctgtacttccaactttgtggcaagagtttggggaaggccctttcatgtttcagcatgaaaatgcccTCATGCACAAAGCTAGGTCCATACggaaatggtttgtcgaaattggtgtggaagaacttgactggcctgcacagagccctgaccttaacccaatcaaacacctttgggatgatttggaataccgactgcgagccaggcctaaatgcccaacatcagtacccgacctcactaat is from Oncorhynchus gorbuscha isolate QuinsamMale2020 ecotype Even-year linkage group LG14, OgorEven_v1.0, whole genome shotgun sequence and encodes:
- the LOC123994895 gene encoding crooked neck-like protein 1 isoform X2 → MVPSKMASTAAGKQRIPKVAKVKNKAPAEVQITAEQLLREAKERELELLPPPPKQKITDEEELNDYKLKKRKGFEDNIRKNRTVISNWIKYAQWEESLKEVQRARSIYERALDVDHRNIALWLKYAEMEMKNRQVNHARNIWDRAITILPRVNQFWYKYSYMEEMLGNIAGCRQVFERWTEWEPEEQAWHSYINFELRYKEVDKARSIYERFVIVHPDVKNWIKYARFEEKHGYIAHGRKVFERSVEFFGEEHVNENLFVAFARFEEKQKEFERVRVIYKYALDRIPKHQAQELFKFYTVFEKKFGDRRGIEDVIVSKRRFQYEEEVKASPHNYDAWFDYLRLVESDADPDTAREVYERAIANIPPIQEKRHWRRYIYLWINYALYEELEVKDPERTRQVYQACLDLIPHKKFTFAKIWLLYGQFEIRQKNLQAARRGLGTAIGKCPKNKLFKGYIELELQLREFDRCRKLYEKYLEFSPENCTTWIKFSELETILGDTERARAIFELAIGQPRLDMPEVLWKSYIDFEIEQEEFDNTRGLYQRLLQRTQHVKVWISYAQYELSIDTSDRLQRCRGIFEEGNKGLRSCEEKEERLMLLESWKEFEQEFGSDTTRERVKKLLPEKVKKRRKLTAEDGSDAGWEEYYDYIFPEDAANQPNLKLLAMAKMWKRQQQEEDDDDDDEEEEEDEEGENNGGLDRGSGKEMEEDNRRVESDGEENGRGERSRDKEMSEDSASPSENPMVSEPMPEKDSKESTYDDSDDSDESSSSSSSSSSSGSSGSDRDKDGSEKQPRKSKKDSVND
- the LOC123994895 gene encoding crooked neck-like protein 1 isoform X1 → MVPSKMASTAAGKQRIPKVAKVKNKAPAEVQITAEQLLREAKERELELLPPPPKQKITDEEELNDYKLKKRKGFEDNIRKNRTVISNWIKYAQWEESLKEVQRARSIYERALDVDHRNIALWLKYAEMEMKNRQVNHARNIWDRAITILPRVNQFWYKYSYMEEMLGNIAGCRQVFERWTEWEPEEQAWHSYINFELRYKEVDKARSIYERFVIVHPDVKNWIKYARFEEKHGYIAHGRKVFERSVEFFGEEHVNENLFVAFARFEEKQKEFERVRVIYKYALDRIPKHQAQELFKFYTVFEKKFGDRRGIEDVIVSKRRFQYEEEVKASPHNYDAWFDYLRLVESDADPDTAREVYERAIANIPPIQEKRHWRRYIYLWINYALYEELEVKDPERTRQVYQACLDLIPHKKFTFAKIWLLYGQFEIRQKNLQAARRGLGTAIGKCPKNKLFKGYIELELQLREFDRCRKLYEKYLEFSPENCTTWIKFSELETILGDTERARAIFELAIGQPRLDMPEVLWKSYIDFEIEQEEFDNTRGLYQRLLQRTQHVKVWISYAQYELSIDTSDRLQRCRGIFEEGNKGLRSCEEKEERLMLLESWKEFEQEFGSDTTRERVKKLLPEKVKKRRKLTAEDGSDAGWEEYYDYIFPEDAANQPNLKLLAMAKMWKRQQQEEDDDDDDEEEEEDEEGENNGGLDRGSGKEMEEDNRRVESDGDEKMDGEENGRGESRDKEMEEEVNRRVERDGEENGRGERSRDKEMSEDSASPSENPMVSEPMPEKDSKESTYDDSDDSDESSSSSSSSSSSGSSGSDRDKDGSEKQPRKSKKDSVND
- the LOC123994896 gene encoding N-alpha-acetyltransferase 20-like, with amino-acid sequence MTTLRAFTCDDLFKFNNINLDPLTETYGIPFYLQYLAHWPEYFIVAEAPGGELMGYIMGKAEGSVAREEWHGHVTALSVAPEFRRLGLAAKLMEMLEEISERKGGFFVDLFVRVSNQVAVNMYKQLGYSVYRTVIEYYSASNGEPDEDAYDMRKALSSDTEKKSIVPIPHPVRPEDIE